One stretch of Tepidibacter hydrothermalis DNA includes these proteins:
- the mnhG gene encoding monovalent cation/H(+) antiporter subunit G, with translation MKLVVVTIFLFSGLFFFCIGTIGLFRFKDVFTRAHSAAKCDTLGAVLSLLALIIYNGVSFVSFKLILVVVFLWITNPTATHLITRAEFNRRK, from the coding sequence ATGAAATTGGTTGTAGTAACTATATTTTTATTCTCAGGCCTATTTTTCTTTTGTATAGGAACTATAGGTTTGTTTAGATTCAAGGATGTATTTACAAGAGCTCACTCTGCTGCTAAATGTGATACTTTAGGTGCGGTTCTTAGTTTGCTTGCTTTAATTATATACAATGGGGTTTCATTTGTTAGTTTTAAGTTAATTTTAGTAGTAGTTTTTTTATGGATTACAAATCCTACTGCAACACACTTAATAACAAGAGCGGAGTTTAATAGAAGAAAATAA
- a CDS encoding monovalent cation/H+ antiporter complex subunit F has product MERILIASSLFLSITIVFCMIRAIKGPLAADRLIAVNVIGTKTIILISLISFVLHETYFIDVVLVYALISFIGSIGIADLIDK; this is encoded by the coding sequence ATGGAAAGAATACTCATAGCTTCAAGTTTGTTTTTATCTATTACAATAGTATTTTGTATGATAAGAGCTATAAAGGGTCCCTTAGCTGCTGATAGATTGATTGCAGTAAATGTAATTGGGACTAAAACTATAATTTTGATATCATTGATATCATTTGTATTGCATGAAACTTATTTTATAGATGTTGTACTTGTATATGCGCTTATTAGTTTTATAGGATCAATAGGAATAGCTGATTTAATCGATAAATAG
- a CDS encoding Na+/H+ antiporter subunit E produces MFRKFIYIVQYVFVLIIEVIKANIDVARIVLGVKIDIDPVVVKFKTKLKSDLYRVILANSITLTPGTITMVLENDVYTIHCLKKQFADGLLDSKFENILLKIEEI; encoded by the coding sequence TTGTTTAGAAAATTTATTTATATAGTGCAATATGTATTTGTATTAATAATAGAAGTTATAAAAGCAAATATAGATGTTGCAAGAATAGTTCTAGGGGTCAAAATAGATATTGATCCAGTTGTTGTAAAATTTAAAACTAAATTAAAATCTGATTTATATAGAGTTATACTGGCAAACTCAATTACACTTACTCCAGGAACTATAACTATGGTTTTGGAGAATGATGTATACACAATACATTGTCTTAAAAAACAGTTTGCAGATGGTCTTTTGGATTCAAAATTTGAAAATATACTTTTGAAAATAGAGGAGATTTAG
- a CDS encoding sigma-54-dependent Fis family transcriptional regulator, with the protein MPTEILLGKNEDSIKAWKKFIKTGDLDYDLIRPIIAKSWLRSKTYKIDPFVNNEVLKLNKRELKRRKEESKRLVEIAKPFMNSLYKIVEDNGLVIRLADGDGYILEFMGNSDLIDTYKDLNIEMGSNISEKNMGTNALSLAIINKEPIQVLGGEHYCKLYHNWSSSACPIKNQYGDVVGVLSVTGPYEKVHPHTLGMVVASGEAIENQLKVNDMNKKLSMTNKHLFAIMESISEGLLGIDNKGIVKDINLFARKLLSLDEKDIIGKNISELISEKNNKIVLSVINKGKKYEETEMYFKNKRGQRIYCIVSLTPIKDCDTDEVEGVVVTFRRAKTIHNLVNKIIGAEAIFTFEDIIGKSEIMQDAKKISKKAAKANTTILLQGESGTGKELFAQAIHNESPRKNKPFVFLNCGAIPRELVASELFGYVDGAFTGAKRGGHPGKFELADEGTIFLDEIGDMPLDTQVNLLRVLETKSIVRVGGHSVIPTDVRVIAATHKNLKEEVEKGNFREDLYYRLNVMPITTPSLRHRKEDIDLLVEYFLKKFSKKMNKTIGFINESFYKYVKSYDWPGNVRELQNVMQLVINMVEEGETIEYKHLPSYIKPSNLCKKIGITEELLTLAEIEKIAIIKTLEDVNGNIALASKTLGIGRSTLYRKLEKYNIDYMI; encoded by the coding sequence ATGCCAACGGAAATTTTACTGGGTAAGAATGAAGATAGCATAAAAGCTTGGAAAAAATTCATAAAAACAGGGGACTTAGATTACGACTTAATAAGACCTATTATAGCTAAATCTTGGTTGAGAAGTAAAACTTATAAAATAGACCCATTTGTAAATAATGAAGTTTTAAAACTCAATAAAAGAGAATTGAAAAGAAGAAAAGAAGAATCTAAGAGACTAGTAGAGATAGCCAAGCCTTTTATGAACAGTTTGTATAAAATAGTAGAAGATAATGGTCTTGTAATAAGGCTAGCAGATGGAGATGGTTATATTCTTGAGTTTATGGGAAATAGTGATCTTATAGATACGTATAAAGACCTTAATATAGAGATGGGGAGTAATATAAGTGAAAAAAATATGGGAACAAATGCTCTATCACTTGCAATAATAAATAAAGAACCTATACAAGTTCTTGGAGGGGAACATTATTGCAAGTTATATCATAATTGGAGTTCATCTGCTTGTCCTATAAAAAATCAATATGGTGATGTAGTGGGCGTGTTGAGTGTAACTGGACCATATGAAAAAGTTCATCCTCATACTTTGGGAATGGTAGTAGCATCGGGGGAAGCAATAGAAAATCAATTAAAAGTTAACGATATGAATAAAAAGCTAAGTATGACAAATAAGCATTTATTTGCAATAATGGAGTCTATATCTGAAGGACTTTTAGGAATAGATAACAAAGGGATAGTTAAAGATATAAATTTATTTGCTAGAAAACTACTTTCGCTTGATGAAAAAGATATTATAGGAAAAAATATAAGTGAGCTTATAAGCGAAAAAAACAACAAAATAGTATTAAGTGTTATAAATAAAGGTAAAAAATACGAAGAGACTGAAATGTATTTTAAAAATAAAAGAGGACAAAGAATATACTGTATAGTAAGTTTGACTCCTATAAAAGACTGTGATACTGATGAGGTTGAAGGAGTTGTTGTAACTTTTAGAAGAGCCAAGACAATTCATAATCTTGTAAATAAAATAATAGGAGCTGAAGCTATATTTACATTTGAAGATATTATAGGTAAAAGTGAAATAATGCAAGATGCTAAAAAAATATCAAAAAAAGCTGCAAAAGCAAATACTACTATACTTCTTCAAGGGGAAAGTGGTACAGGGAAAGAATTGTTTGCCCAGGCAATACACAATGAAAGTCCTAGAAAGAATAAACCATTTGTATTTTTAAATTGTGGGGCTATACCTAGAGAACTTGTAGCAAGTGAGTTGTTTGGATATGTAGATGGAGCATTTACTGGTGCCAAAAGAGGTGGACATCCAGGTAAATTTGAACTTGCTGATGAGGGGACTATATTTCTTGATGAAATAGGAGATATGCCTCTTGATACACAAGTAAATTTGCTTAGAGTTTTGGAAACTAAATCAATAGTTAGAGTTGGAGGCCATAGTGTTATACCAACAGATGTTAGAGTTATAGCTGCAACGCATAAAAATCTAAAAGAAGAAGTTGAAAAAGGAAACTTTAGAGAAGATCTTTATTACAGATTGAATGTAATGCCTATAACCACTCCATCCTTAAGGCATAGAAAAGAAGATATAGATCTTTTGGTTGAATATTTTCTTAAAAAATTTAGCAAAAAGATGAATAAGACTATAGGATTTATTAACGAAAGTTTTTATAAATATGTTAAAAGTTATGATTGGCCAGGGAATGTAAGGGAACTTCAGAATGTAATGCAGTTAGTTATAAATATGGTTGAAGAAGGAGAAACTATAGAATACAAACATCTGCCTTCTTATATAAAACCTAGTAATTTATGCAAAAAAATAGGAATAACAGAAGAACTACTGACTTTAGCAGAAATAGAGAAGATAGCTATAATAAAGACTTTGGAAGATGTGAACGGAAATATAGCTCTCGCCTCCAAAACACTTGGTATAGGAAGAAGTACTCTTTATAGAAAGTTAGAAAAATATAATATAGATTACATGATATAA
- a CDS encoding rhomboid family intramembrane serine protease has protein sequence MNWIDKLERKYRNLAIENLMYYVIGLSTLVYGIYYITHSYNLIALLELNPSLVMKGQVWRLITYIFIPPLLSPIWIFFRLYIYYTLGSALEHEWGSFKFNLYYFLGMIGTTIVAFIINSPVSATYLNLSIFLAFAKLYPDYEFYLFFILPVKVKYLSFLNWIFIGYTIIFSPVIFKLTAIVSIINYFIFFGKSNLYDAKNRRNAYNRKKQFKSNITNITRKDYFHKCTVCGITEKDDPDMEFRYCSKCSDDYEYCINHLSNHEHR, from the coding sequence ATGAATTGGATAGATAAATTAGAACGAAAATATAGAAATCTTGCAATTGAAAATCTAATGTATTATGTAATAGGGTTATCCACTCTTGTGTATGGTATATATTACATAACTCACTCTTATAACTTAATAGCTTTACTTGAGCTAAATCCAAGTTTAGTCATGAAAGGTCAGGTTTGGAGGCTTATAACTTATATATTTATACCACCTTTGCTTTCTCCAATTTGGATATTCTTTAGACTTTATATTTATTATACCCTAGGTTCTGCACTTGAACATGAATGGGGTAGCTTTAAATTTAATCTATACTACTTTTTAGGTATGATTGGAACTACAATAGTAGCTTTTATAATAAACTCACCCGTTAGTGCTACTTATTTAAATCTATCTATTTTTCTAGCATTTGCTAAATTGTATCCAGACTACGAGTTTTATCTATTTTTTATACTTCCAGTCAAAGTTAAGTATTTATCTTTCTTGAATTGGATATTTATAGGATATACAATTATATTCTCACCTGTAATATTTAAATTAACAGCTATAGTATCTATAATAAATTACTTTATATTTTTTGGAAAAAGCAATTTATATGATGCTAAGAACAGAAGAAATGCTTATAATAGAAAAAAACAGTTCAAATCTAATATAACTAATATAACTAGAAAAGATTATTTTCATAAATGTACTGTATGCGGAATAACAGAAAAAGACGATCCTGACATGGAGTTTAGATACTGCTCTAAGTGCAGTGATGACTATGAATATTGTATTAATCACCTTTCTAA